Proteins encoded together in one Quercus lobata isolate SW786 chromosome 3, ValleyOak3.0 Primary Assembly, whole genome shotgun sequence window:
- the LOC115980483 gene encoding uncharacterized protein LOC115980483 codes for MLQEYRTALIEDEDSTPTGPSVLQHWRPPDLDSYKVNFDAAIFRSSNTTGIGVMARDCAGEAIGALSMSIPLSQSVADVEALDCRRAVQFASEIGVIRVVFEGDSLVIINALTTESGELATYGAVLDDIRVLVLGF; via the coding sequence ATGCTTCAGGAATACCGTACAGCTCTGATTGAGGATGAGGATTCAACACCCACAGGTCCAAGTGTTTTGCAGCATTGGCGTCCCCCTGATCTTGACAGCTATAAGGTTAATTTTGATGCGGCTATATTCAGGTCATCTAATACAACTGGCATAGGAGTGATGGCTCGTGACTGTGCTGGGGAAGCAATAGGAGCATTGTCAATGTCCATTCCCTTGTCTCAATCTGTAGCAGATGTGGAAGCACTGGACTGTCGCAGAGCTGTACAATTCGCAAGTGAAATTGGTGTGATTCGGGTTGTATTTGAAGGTGATTCATTGGTGATCATCAATGCACTTACCACTGAATCGGGGGAATTGGCCACCTATGGTGCTGTTCTAGATGACATTCGTGTACTAGTTTTGGGCTTCTAG